The Lycium barbarum isolate Lr01 chromosome 9, ASM1917538v2, whole genome shotgun sequence genome has a segment encoding these proteins:
- the LOC132609862 gene encoding uncharacterized protein LOC132609862, which produces MENGGSTKRIRPEDVICKLKDDGDFDILRLKIVRKLKENEELRNSIIATVKESVALNRPGVENLKPRQLSDAIYQEVGDKVMGKISEDLWSTIRTGDGIQTEITQTVQSVYNKLLYPQLNEAGESSSHSDLQPAKNGVESNGHIAASGSGSALSVDAEPSEPPGFARLGSNQNSKSDHKESPKEESGIPVPAQSETNCSLDPLVPDSVDVGAPPGFAIVTKEKNPDNVDDEDPDVPPGFG; this is translated from the exons ATGGAGAATGGTGGTTCTACAAAAAGAATAAGACCTGAAGATGTAATATGTAAACTCAAAGATGATGGTGATTTTGATATACTTCGTCTCAAAATTGTTCGCAAACTCAAAGAAAAT GAAGAATTGCGGAATAGCATAATAGCCACTGTGAAAGAATCAGTAGCACTTAACCGTCCAGGCGTAGAAAATTTGAAACCAAGGCAACTCTCCGATGCTATATATCAAGAAGTTGG GGACAAAGTCATGGGTAAAATTTCAGAAGATCTGTGGAGTACAATCAGAACTGGTGATGGCATTCAAACGGAGATAACCCAAACTGTTCAATCGGTTTACAATAAGTTATTGTACCCACAACTAAATGAAGCTGGCGAATCTTCCTCTCATTCAGACTTGCAGCCAGCTAAGAATGGAGTTGAAAGTAATGGACATATTGCTGCGTCAGGCAGTGGGTCCGCGTTGTCTGTTGATGCGGAGCCAAGTGAACCTCCTGGTTTTGCCCGATTAGGTTCAAATCAGAACAGCAAAAGTGACCATAAGGAATCACCCAAAGAGGAATCAGGAATTCCTGTTCCTGCCCAGTCAGAGACCAATTGCTCACTTGACCCTTTGGTGCCCGACAGTGTGGATGTTGGTGCGCCACCTGGCTTTGCTATAGTCACGAAAGAGAAGAATCCAGATAATGTCGATGATGAAGATCCGGACGTGCCTCCAGGATTTGGCTGA
- the LOC132608753 gene encoding subtilisin-like protease gives MKFLKLFILFCILSNYPWPTIQSPLETYIVHVESPESRISTQSLSDQYLESWYLSFLPNTIASTSSNEEAPRLVYSYRNVMKGFAARLSAEQMNEMEKKPGFISAWPQRILSLHTTHTPSFLGLQQNIGLWQDSNYGKGVIIGVLDTGISPDHPSFSDKGVPPPPAKWKGKCESNFTTKCNNKVIGLRSFIKDNRSPIDDHGHGTHTASTAAGGFVKGANVYGNANGTAVGVAPLAHLAIYRVCDSFGCEDSDILAGMDAAIDDGVDILSLSLGGLTSSFYNDPVALGAYSATERGILVSCSAGNSGPSNSTTSNEAPWILTVGASTLDRKIKATVKLGNKKEFEGESAFHPKAQNSTFLPLFDPAQNATDLNSPYCGTGTLSDPAIRGKIVLCMVGGGYTRIEKGQAVKDAGGVGMIIYNDPDDGFTTSADAHVLPALDVTYVNGMKILAYMNSTKKPVSRITFQGTIIGDRNAPVVASFSSRGPSTASPGILKPDIIGPGVNILAAWSTSVENNTDTKSTFNIISGTSMSCPHLSGVAALLKSIHPTWSPAAIKSAIMSTADTVNLANNPILDERLLPANIFAIGAGHVNPSRASDPGLIYDTPFEDYLPYLSGLNYTNRQAGNLLQHKVNCSEVQSIFEAQLNYPSFSITLGANSQSYTRTATNVGVAKSSYSVEIVSPQGVSVTVKPSTLNFSQLNQKLTYQVIFSKTTSNSNSDIVQGFLKWTSNRHYVRSPIAVVLV, from the coding sequence ATGAAATTCTTGAAACTCTTTATTCTTTTTTGCATCCTTAGCAATTATCCATGGCCAACTATTCAAAGCCCTTTAGAAACTTATATAGTTCATGTTGAATCTCCAGAAAGCCGAATTTCCACTCAATCTTTATCAGATCAGTATCTAGAGAGCTGGTACCTTTCATTTTTGCCAAATACCATAGCAAGCACAAGCTCAAATGAAGAGGCCCCGCGTTTAGTATATTCATATCGCAACGTGATGAAAGGCTTTGCTGCAAGATTATCTGCAGagcaaatgaatgaaatggagaAAAAACCAGGCTTCATATCTGCATGGCCGCAGAGGATATTGTCTTTACACACTACACATACTCCAAGCTTTCTTGGATTGCAACAAAACATTGGCTTGTGGCAGGATTCCAACTATGGGAAAGGTGTGATCATTGGAGTCTTGGACACCGGGATTTCACCTGATCATCCTTCATTTAGCGACAAAGGAGTGCCTCCTCCGCCTGCTAAATGGAAGGGCAAGTGTGAATCAAATTTCACTACAAAGTGTAACAATAAGGTCATTGGCTTGAGGTCTTTCATAAAAGACAATCGTTCACCAATAGATGATCATGGACATGGCACTCACACGGCCAGCACAGCTGCAGGAGGTTTTGTTAAAGGTGCTAATGTATATGGGAATGCAAATGGCACTGCTGTAGGGGTTGCCCCTCTTGCTCACTTGGCTATTTATAGGGTTTGTGACTCATTTGGTTGTGAGGACAGTGACATTTTAGCTGGCATGGATGCAGCTATTGACGATGGTGTTGATATCCTATCCCTTTCCCTTGGTGGATTGACTAGTTCCTTCTATAACGACCCCGTTGCACTCGGCGCATATAGTGCAACAGAAAGAGGCATTCTTGTAAGTTGCTCTGCCGGTAATAGCGGGCCATCCAATAGCACTACTTCAAACGAAGCCCCGTGGATTCTGACAGTAGGTGCAAGCACTCTTGACAGGAAAATTAAGGCTACTGTTAAGCTAGGAAACAAAAAAGAATTTGAGGGAGAGTCAGCTTTTCATCCAAAGGCTCAGAATTCAACATTTTTGCCTTTGTTTGATCCTGCACAGAATGCAACTGACTTGAACAGCCCTTATTGCGGTACGGGTACACTGTCCGACCCCGCTATTAGAGGCAAAATAGTTTTGTGCATGGTAGGTGGTGGTTATACCAGGATTGAAAAGGGACAAGCAGTAAAGGATGCTGGAGGTGTTGGCATGATTATCTACAATGATCCGGATGATGGTTTCACTACATCAGCCGATGCTCACGTCCTTCCTGCCTTGGATGTTACTTATGTAAATGGAATGAAAATTCTTGCCTACATGAATTCAACAAAGAAACCAGTATCCAGAATTACATTCCAAGGAACGATAATCGGAGATAGAAATGCACCAGtggttgcttcattttcttctaGAGGACCAAGCACGGCTAGTCCGGGAATCTTGAAGCCTGACATTATTGGTCCCGGTGTTAACATTCTTGCTGCTTGGTCTACTTCGGTTGAGAACAACACTGACACAAAATCAACCTTCAATATTATTTCTGGCACCTCCATGTCTTGTCCTCACCTTAGCGGAGTAGCAGCATTGCTAAAAAGCATTCACCCCACTTGGTCTCCTGCAGCTATTAAATCAGCAATCATGTCAACCGCTGATACAGTAAACCTCGCCAACAATCCCATACTAGATGAAAGGCTTCTTCCGGCTAATATCTTTGCAATTGGAGCAGGACATGTCAATCCATCAAGAGCAAGTGATCCGGGACTAATTTATGATACTCCTTTCGAGGACTACTTACCTTATTTAAGTGGTTTGAATTACACAAACCGACAGGCGGGAAACCTTCTACAACATAAGGTGAATTGCTCGGAAGTGCAAAGTATTTTTGAAGCGCAACTAAATTATCCTTCATTTTCCATCACACTCGGAGCAAATTCTCAGTCATATACAAGAACAGCGACTAACGTCGGTGTGGCTAAATCATCTTACAGTGTGGAGATAGTTTCACCACAAGGCGTGTCTGTGACTGTTAAACCCTCTACTCTAAACTTCTCCCAGTTGAACCAGAAGTTGACATACCAGGTGATCTTTTCCAAAACAACCAGCAACTCAAATAGTGATATAGTTCAAGGATTCTTGAAATGGACTAGTAATAGGCACTACGTAAGAAGTCCAATTGCAGTTGTGCTAGTGTAG